In Myxococcales bacterium, the following are encoded in one genomic region:
- a CDS encoding formylglycine-generating enzyme family protein has product MVPLSAGRFLRGSPLNEPRRLSDEVEQWVVIDRPFAIGATEVTQEQWQKLMGVNPSRFKDGGPASPVENITWFEAAEFCNRLSVADGLSPCYRLKRNGVLWSVRCRGYRLPTEAEWEYAARAGTTTPFAAGSCLETTQANYHGGYPLPSCPAGENREQTMPVKSFKPNPLGLYEMHGNVAEWIWDWYAPYPGNITHDPTGPRLTTLRRGVRGGSWFDPATFCRAAYRGKAAPDARSPLVGLRVARTLP; this is encoded by the coding sequence ATGGTCCCCCTCTCCGCGGGTCGCTTCCTGCGCGGCTCGCCACTCAATGAACCCCGGCGGCTATCCGATGAGGTCGAACAATGGGTCGTGATCGATCGGCCGTTCGCGATCGGGGCCACAGAAGTTACCCAGGAACAATGGCAAAAGTTGATGGGCGTCAATCCCAGCCGGTTTAAAGACGGCGGGCCGGCGTCTCCGGTTGAAAACATCACCTGGTTCGAAGCGGCCGAGTTTTGCAACCGCCTCTCCGTCGCCGACGGATTATCCCCGTGCTATCGACTGAAAAGAAACGGCGTCCTCTGGTCGGTTCGCTGCCGGGGATACCGCCTACCGACGGAAGCGGAATGGGAATACGCGGCGCGCGCCGGCACGACCACGCCTTTTGCCGCCGGTTCCTGCCTCGAGACGACACAAGCCAATTACCACGGCGGCTATCCGCTGCCTTCCTGTCCGGCCGGAGAAAACCGCGAACAAACCATGCCGGTGAAGAGTTTCAAGCCCAATCCGCTCGGCCTTTACGAAATGCACGGCAACGTCGCGGAATGGATTTGGGATTGGTATGCGCCCTATCCGGGAAATATTACCCACGACCCCACGGGACCGCGGCTGACCACCCTGCGGCGCGGCGTTCGCGGCGGCAGTTGGTTCGATCCGGCGACGTTTTGCCGCGCAGCCTATCGGGGCAAAGCCGCCCCCGATGCCCGCAGTCCGCTGGTCGGCTTACGGGTGGCCCGTACCCTGCCCTGA
- a CDS encoding PAS domain S-box protein, protein MNSNTLQLPFDRDFFDQVNDAIIVTDAAFRIVFWNKAMERIFGISRADAEGRSAQELLRSLNPTQPPPQVADAIDRTGFWRGQTSYSVRQGERIWIDWSVTRLPLPERNQFAIFAIARDITEQRQLVDNYATARDQYRLLFNEMMNGFMLMQAIQNEQGEIVDLLMLDANPPFYKAISIPREQFVGKTMYELIGDRAVLWMQKANLVRQTGKPERFEYHAVVFGSYVEINLFSPQADQFAAIVMDVTEKRQAYIELQKNQTFLLNVINHLPSAIFVKDAPTGQFVLVNRANETLIGRPRQELMGKTDYDFFSREQADFFRQKDWEAFEKGEAIEIVDEPIDSLTLGRRYLHTIKVPIFDAEHRPQFIMGIADDITEHKAIEEALRQSETRYRTLFHSMPEAVIMLSREGHILDCNLATSHITRLPREHLIGARFQDLGLYRTEDLDAMQHLLATILAERKGPALILEIRTPDGERRWVEHHIVPLLTNNEVKAYQVLARDITEAKKAEAERERLQQQFLQSQKMEAVGRLAGGVAHDFNNLLTGIHGYAEIALKSLHGSDPLRLEIEEIQRAAERASFLTQQLLAFSRKQMINPQPLDLNELIGHSIRMLERVIGEDVRLIFEPGDLQGSVKADAHQLDQILINLAVNARDAMPNGGRLTIATAPLTLSEEECHANPEARPGRFILLTVRDTGTGMSPEVMEHLFEPFFTTKSKDKGTGLGLATIYGIVKQNQGWILVESAPGAGTAFHLYFPWSPETPAQLTAEPVNAAPHGWETILLVEDESLVRGLAKKVLTLHGYQILEAADGGSAYLLAKQRTDPIHLLLTDVIMPEMNGRDLYQNLQDLKPEMKVLFMSGYPEDMIGEHGVLDEKIPFINKPFSLQSLVRKVRDVLDGTATPPAD, encoded by the coding sequence GTGAACTCCAATACCTTGCAATTGCCGTTTGATCGCGATTTTTTCGATCAAGTGAACGATGCGATCATCGTCACCGACGCGGCTTTTCGCATTGTTTTCTGGAACAAGGCCATGGAGCGGATCTTCGGCATTTCCCGCGCCGACGCCGAAGGCCGGTCGGCCCAGGAATTATTGCGTTCCCTGAATCCGACTCAGCCGCCACCGCAAGTGGCGGACGCCATTGACCGAACCGGCTTTTGGCGCGGTCAAACCTCTTATTCGGTCCGTCAAGGCGAGCGTATCTGGATCGATTGGTCCGTGACTCGGCTGCCCCTGCCGGAAAGGAATCAGTTCGCGATTTTCGCGATTGCCCGCGACATCACCGAGCAACGACAACTCGTCGACAATTATGCGACCGCCCGGGATCAATATCGGTTGCTGTTCAATGAAATGATGAACGGCTTTATGCTGATGCAAGCCATCCAGAATGAGCAGGGGGAAATCGTCGATTTGTTGATGCTGGACGCGAATCCGCCGTTTTACAAGGCGATCTCGATCCCCCGGGAACAATTCGTCGGCAAGACCATGTACGAGCTGATCGGCGACCGCGCCGTTCTCTGGATGCAGAAAGCCAATCTGGTTCGGCAAACCGGCAAACCCGAACGTTTCGAATACCATGCCGTGGTGTTCGGCAGTTACGTGGAAATCAATCTCTTCAGCCCCCAGGCCGATCAATTCGCCGCCATCGTCATGGACGTCACGGAAAAGCGACAGGCCTATATCGAACTGCAGAAAAACCAGACGTTTTTGTTGAACGTCATCAATCACCTGCCGTCGGCCATCTTCGTCAAGGACGCGCCGACCGGTCAATTCGTCCTGGTCAATCGCGCCAACGAAACCCTGATCGGCCGGCCGCGCCAGGAATTGATGGGCAAAACCGACTACGACTTCTTTTCGAGGGAACAAGCCGATTTTTTCCGGCAAAAAGACTGGGAAGCCTTTGAAAAAGGCGAAGCGATCGAAATCGTCGACGAGCCGATCGACAGCCTGACGTTGGGCCGCCGCTACCTGCACACCATCAAGGTGCCGATCTTCGACGCCGAACACCGCCCCCAATTTATAATGGGAATCGCCGACGACATCACCGAACACAAGGCCATAGAAGAAGCGCTCCGGCAAAGCGAAACGCGTTATCGCACGCTGTTTCACAGCATGCCGGAAGCCGTGATCATGCTCTCGCGCGAGGGCCATATCCTCGACTGCAACCTCGCCACTTCGCACATCACCAGACTGCCTCGCGAACACTTGATCGGCGCCCGCTTTCAGGATTTGGGGCTTTACCGGACCGAGGACCTGGACGCCATGCAGCATCTCCTGGCGACGATTCTGGCGGAGCGAAAAGGCCCGGCGTTGATCCTGGAAATCCGGACGCCGGACGGCGAGCGGCGCTGGGTCGAGCATCACATCGTGCCGCTTTTAACCAACAACGAAGTCAAGGCTTATCAGGTTCTGGCGCGCGATATCACCGAAGCCAAAAAGGCCGAGGCCGAACGCGAACGGCTGCAACAACAGTTCTTGCAATCGCAAAAGATGGAAGCGGTCGGCCGCCTGGCCGGTGGAGTGGCGCACGACTTCAACAACCTGCTGACCGGGATTCACGGTTATGCGGAAATCGCCTTGAAATCATTGCACGGCAGCGATCCGTTGCGCCTGGAAATCGAGGAAATCCAACGCGCCGCCGAGCGCGCCTCATTTCTGACGCAACAGTTGCTGGCTTTCAGTCGCAAGCAGATGATCAATCCGCAACCGCTCGACCTCAACGAATTGATCGGCCATTCCATCCGCATGCTCGAGCGCGTCATCGGCGAGGACGTGCGGCTGATTTTCGAACCCGGCGATCTGCAGGGTTCGGTCAAGGCCGACGCGCATCAACTCGATCAAATTTTAATCAACCTGGCCGTCAACGCCCGCGACGCCATGCCCAACGGCGGCCGGCTGACCATTGCGACCGCCCCGCTCACCCTGAGCGAAGAGGAATGCCACGCCAATCCCGAAGCCCGCCCCGGGCGCTTCATCTTGTTGACGGTACGGGACACCGGGACGGGAATGAGCCCTGAGGTGATGGAACACCTTTTCGAGCCCTTCTTCACCACGAAAAGCAAGGACAAGGGCACGGGTCTGGGATTGGCGACAATCTACGGCATCGTCAAGCAAAACCAGGGCTGGATCCTGGTCGAATCGGCTCCCGGCGCCGGCACCGCGTTTCATCTTTACTTTCCGTGGTCGCCGGAAACCCCGGCGCAGTTGACCGCCGAGCCGGTCAACGCCGCGCCGCACGGCTGGGAAACGATCCTGCTCGTCGAGGACGAATCGCTGGTTCGCGGCCTGGCGAAAAAAGTGCTCACCCTTCATGGGTACCAAATTTTGGAGGCGGCGGACGGCGGCAGTGCCTATCTGCTGGCCAAACAGCGCACGGATCCGATCCATCTTTTATTGACCGATGTCATCATGCCGGAGATGAACGGGCGCGATCTGTACCAGAATCTGCAGGACCTGAAACCGGAGATGAAGGTGCTTTTCATGTCCGGTTATCCCGAGGACATGATCGGCGAACACGGCGTCCTGGATGAAAAAATCCCCTTTATCAACAAACCGTTTTCCCTCCAAAGCCTGGTCCGTAAGGTGCGGGATGTCCTGGACGGAACGGCGACGCCGCCGGCCGATTAA
- a CDS encoding LemA family protein — translation MIGCAVILAVVLLLVLGTIGYFIVIYNGLVRLRNNIDKAWSNIDVLLKQRFDELPKLIEVCKGYMQHERQTLEAVIKARSMLNDARAAGDVIRAENAISQALKSLFAVVENYPNLKADASFRQLQSRISQLEDQIADRREFYNESVNLLNIRIQQFPDMLIARPFNFTERKMWEIAPEHRADVAIQFNQG, via the coding sequence ATGATCGGGTGTGCCGTCATTCTGGCCGTTGTTTTGTTGCTGGTATTGGGGACGATCGGCTACTTCATCGTGATTTACAACGGCCTGGTGCGCTTGCGCAACAATATCGACAAGGCCTGGAGCAATATCGACGTGTTGCTCAAGCAACGGTTCGACGAATTGCCCAAGCTGATCGAGGTTTGCAAGGGGTACATGCAACACGAACGGCAGACGCTCGAGGCGGTGATCAAGGCCCGGTCGATGCTGAACGACGCGCGCGCCGCGGGCGACGTCATCCGCGCTGAAAACGCGATCAGCCAGGCGTTGAAGTCGCTGTTTGCCGTGGTCGAGAATTACCCGAACCTGAAGGCCGACGCCTCCTTCCGGCAATTGCAGAGCCGCATCAGCCAGTTGGAAGACCAGATCGCCGATCGCCGGGAATTCTATAATGAATCGGTCAACCTGTTAAACATCCGCATCCAGCAATTCCCGGATATGCTGATCGCCCGGCCCTTCAACTTCACTGAAAGAAAAATGTGGGAAATCGCCCCCGAGCATCGCGCCGACGTGGCGATCCAGTTCAATCAGGGGTGA
- a CDS encoding deoxyribodipyrimidine photolyase: MIHPARIQALNRQAPTAGRYVLYWMQQSQRALDNHALEFAVRAANERRQPLVVCFALVDDYPGANLRHYVFLLQGLLETRSRLAERGIRLTVRQGRPNRVVPLLADQASLVVTDCGYLRHQRAWRQDLAQKLNRPLIQVESDVVVPVELASRKEEFGAYTLRPKIHRLLPEFLQPLTSTPVRCPSIHLELPGEELPLDPAGILSRLRVARDVPPVADCPGGTSRALELLERFAARRLNDYERLRNDPTRDATSRLSPYLHFGQISPLTIALRVRRKKLPAREAFLEELIVRRELAMNHAHFNPWYDDLAGLPAWALRTLHEHRSDPREYHYSPEDWEQARTHDPYWNAAQREMVLTGRMPGYLRMYWGKKILEWTPTPEEAFRIAVWLNDKYELDGRDPNGYAGIAWCFGKHDRAWGERAVFGKIRYMNDQGLRRKFDADGYVRQVEKIAKRFSRAAAKSGQGTGHP, encoded by the coding sequence ATGATTCACCCGGCCCGAATTCAAGCCCTCAATCGCCAGGCGCCGACCGCCGGCCGCTACGTGCTTTATTGGATGCAACAATCGCAGCGGGCGCTCGACAACCATGCCTTGGAATTCGCGGTTCGCGCCGCCAACGAACGCCGGCAACCGCTGGTGGTGTGTTTCGCGCTCGTCGACGACTATCCGGGCGCCAATCTCCGGCATTACGTTTTTCTTTTACAGGGGTTGCTCGAAACCCGATCCCGACTGGCCGAACGCGGTATCCGCCTGACCGTTCGCCAGGGGCGGCCGAATCGGGTCGTACCCCTGCTGGCCGACCAGGCTTCGCTGGTCGTCACCGATTGCGGCTATCTGCGCCACCAACGGGCCTGGCGGCAGGATCTGGCGCAAAAACTGAACCGGCCGTTGATTCAGGTCGAAAGCGATGTCGTCGTGCCGGTGGAATTGGCCAGTCGAAAAGAAGAGTTCGGCGCCTATACGCTGCGGCCGAAGATCCACCGGCTGTTGCCGGAATTCCTGCAACCGTTGACGTCCACGCCCGTCCGTTGCCCGTCGATCCATCTGGAACTGCCCGGCGAGGAACTCCCGCTCGATCCGGCCGGCATTTTGTCGCGGTTGCGGGTGGCGCGTGACGTGCCGCCGGTCGCCGATTGTCCCGGCGGCACTTCCCGCGCTCTGGAATTGCTGGAGCGGTTCGCCGCACGACGATTGAACGACTACGAAAGGCTGCGCAACGATCCGACCCGTGACGCCACCTCGCGGCTCAGTCCGTACTTGCATTTCGGGCAAATCTCGCCGCTGACGATCGCATTGAGGGTGCGGCGAAAAAAACTCCCGGCCCGGGAAGCGTTTCTCGAGGAGCTGATTGTCCGCCGCGAACTGGCGATGAACCATGCCCACTTCAATCCCTGGTACGACGATTTGGCCGGTCTGCCCGCTTGGGCTCTCCGAACCTTGCACGAGCACCGGAGCGATCCGCGCGAATATCACTACTCGCCGGAGGATTGGGAACAGGCCCGGACGCACGACCCCTACTGGAACGCCGCGCAACGGGAAATGGTTCTCACCGGCCGGATGCCCGGCTACCTGCGAATGTATTGGGGAAAGAAGATTCTCGAATGGACGCCGACGCCCGAGGAGGCCTTTCGGATCGCCGTTTGGCTGAACGATAAGTACGAATTGGACGGCCGCGATCCGAACGGCTATGCCGGCATCGCCTGGTGCTTCGGCAAGCACGACCGCGCCTGGGGCGAACGGGCCGTCTTCGGGAAAATTCGCTACATGAACGACCAAGGACTGCGCCGGAAATTCGACGCCGACGGCTACGTTCGCCAGGTCGAGAAAATCGCGAAACGCTTCTCGCGAGCGGCAGCGAAATCAGGGCAGGGTACGGGCCACCCGTAA